From Rhinopithecus roxellana isolate Shanxi Qingling chromosome 17, ASM756505v1, whole genome shotgun sequence, one genomic window encodes:
- the TIA1 gene encoding nucleolysin TIA-1 isoform X6 has product MATGKSKGYGFVSFFNKWDAENAIQQMGGQWLGGRQIRTNWATRKPPAPKSTYESNTKQLSYDEVVNQSSPSNCTVYCGGVTSGLTEQLMRQTFSPFGQIMEIRVFPDKGYSFVRFNSHESAAHAIVSVNGTTIEGHVVKCYWGKETLDMINPVQQQNQIGYPQPYGQWGQWYGNAQQIGQYMPNGWQVPAYGMYGQAWNQQGFNQTQSSAPWMGPNYGVQPPQGQNGSMLPSQPSGYRVAGYETQ; this is encoded by the exons ATGGCAACAGGAAAGTCTAAGGGATATGGCTTTGTctcctttttcaacaaatgg GATGCTGAAAACGCCATTCAACAGATGGGTGGCCAGTGGCTTGGTGGAAGACAAATCAGAACTAACTGGGCAACCCGAAAGCCTCCCGCTCCAAAGAGTACATATGAGT CAAATACCAAACAGCTATCATATGATGAGGTTGTAAATCAGTCTAGTCCAAGCAACTGTACTGTATACTGTGGAGGTGTTACTTCTGGGCTAACAG AACAACTAATGCGTCAGACTTTTTCACCATTTGGACAAATAATGGAAATTCGAGTCTTTCCAGATAAAGGATATTCGTTTGTTCG GTTCAATTCCCATGAAAGTGCAGCACATGCAATTGTTTCTGTTAATGGTACTACCATTGAAGGTCATGTTGTGAAATGCTATTGGGGCAAAGAAACTCTTGATATGATAAATCCCGTGCAACAG caGAATCAAATTGGATATCCACAACCTTATGGCCAGTGGGGCCAGTGGTATGGAAATGCACAACAAATTGGCCAGTATATGCCTAATGGTTGGCAAGTTCCTGCATATGGAATGTATGGCCAGGCATGGAACCAGCAAGGATTTAA TCAGACACAGTCTTCTGCACCATGGATGGGACCAAATTATGGAGTGCAACCGCCTCAAGGGCAAAATGGCAGCATGTTGCCCAGTCAGCCTTCTGGGTATCGAGTGGCAGGGTATGAAACCCAGTGA
- the TIA1 gene encoding nucleolysin TIA-1 isoform X2: MEDEMPKTLYVGNLSRDVTEALILQLFSQIGPCKNCKMIMDTAGNDPYCFVEFHEHRHAAAALAAMNGRKIMGKEVKVNWATTPSSQKKDTSSSTVVSTQRSQDHFHVFVGDLSPEITTEDIKAAFAPFGRISDARVVKDMATGKSKGYGFVSFFNKWDAENAIQQMGGQWLGGRQIRTNWATRKPPAPKSTYESNTKQLSYDEVVNQSSPSNCTVYCGGVTSGLTEQLMRQTFSPFGQIMEIRVFPDKGYSFVRFNSHESAAHAIVSVNGTTIEGHVVKCYWGKETLDMINPVQQNQIGYPQPYGQWGQWYGNAQQIGQYMPNGWQVPAYGMYGQAWNQQGFNQTQSSAPWMGPNYGVQPPQGQNGSMLPSQPSGYRVAGYETQ; the protein is encoded by the exons ATGGAGGACGAGATGCCCAAGACTCT aTACGTCGGTAACCTTTCCAGAGATGTGACAGAAGCTTTAATTCTGCAACTCTTTAGCCAGATTGGACCTTGTAAAAACTGCAAAATGATTATGGAT ACAGCTGGAAATGATCCCTATTGTTTTGTGGAGTTTCATGAGCATCGTCATGCAGCCGCAGCATTAGCTGCTATGAATGGACGGAAGATAATGGGTAAG GAAGTCAAAGTGAATTGGGCAACAACCCCCAGCAGTCAAAAGAAAGATACAAGCA GTAGTACCGTTGTCAGCACACAGCGTTCACAAG ATCATTTCCATGTCTTTGTTGGTGATCTCAGTCCAGAAATTACAACTGAAGATATAAAAGCTGCTTTTGCACCATTTGGAAGAATATC AGATGCCCGAGTGGTAAAAGACATGGCAACAGGAAAGTCTAAGGGATATGGCTTTGTctcctttttcaacaaatgg GATGCTGAAAACGCCATTCAACAGATGGGTGGCCAGTGGCTTGGTGGAAGACAAATCAGAACTAACTGGGCAACCCGAAAGCCTCCCGCTCCAAAGAGTACATATGAGT CAAATACCAAACAGCTATCATATGATGAGGTTGTAAATCAGTCTAGTCCAAGCAACTGTACTGTATACTGTGGAGGTGTTACTTCTGGGCTAACAG AACAACTAATGCGTCAGACTTTTTCACCATTTGGACAAATAATGGAAATTCGAGTCTTTCCAGATAAAGGATATTCGTTTGTTCG GTTCAATTCCCATGAAAGTGCAGCACATGCAATTGTTTCTGTTAATGGTACTACCATTGAAGGTCATGTTGTGAAATGCTATTGGGGCAAAGAAACTCTTGATATGATAAATCCCGTGCAACAG AATCAAATTGGATATCCACAACCTTATGGCCAGTGGGGCCAGTGGTATGGAAATGCACAACAAATTGGCCAGTATATGCCTAATGGTTGGCAAGTTCCTGCATATGGAATGTATGGCCAGGCATGGAACCAGCAAGGATTTAA TCAGACACAGTCTTCTGCACCATGGATGGGACCAAATTATGGAGTGCAACCGCCTCAAGGGCAAAATGGCAGCATGTTGCCCAGTCAGCCTTCTGGGTATCGAGTGGCAGGGTATGAAACCCAGTGA
- the TIA1 gene encoding nucleolysin TIA-1 isoform X4: MEDEMPKTLYVGNLSRDVTEALILQLFSQIGPCKNCKMIMDTAGNDPYCFVEFHEHRHAAAALAAMNGRKIMGKEVKVNWATTPSSQKKDTSNHFHVFVGDLSPEITTEDIKAAFAPFGRISDARVVKDMATGKSKGYGFVSFFNKWDAENAIQQMGGQWLGGRQIRTNWATRKPPAPKSTYESNTKQLSYDEVVNQSSPSNCTVYCGGVTSGLTEQLMRQTFSPFGQIMEIRVFPDKGYSFVRFNSHESAAHAIVSVNGTTIEGHVVKCYWGKETLDMINPVQQNQIGYPQPYGQWGQWYGNAQQIGQYMPNGWQVPAYGMYGQAWNQQGFNQTQSSAPWMGPNYGVQPPQGQNGSMLPSQPSGYRVAGYETQ; this comes from the exons ATGGAGGACGAGATGCCCAAGACTCT aTACGTCGGTAACCTTTCCAGAGATGTGACAGAAGCTTTAATTCTGCAACTCTTTAGCCAGATTGGACCTTGTAAAAACTGCAAAATGATTATGGAT ACAGCTGGAAATGATCCCTATTGTTTTGTGGAGTTTCATGAGCATCGTCATGCAGCCGCAGCATTAGCTGCTATGAATGGACGGAAGATAATGGGTAAG GAAGTCAAAGTGAATTGGGCAACAACCCCCAGCAGTCAAAAGAAAGATACAAGCA ATCATTTCCATGTCTTTGTTGGTGATCTCAGTCCAGAAATTACAACTGAAGATATAAAAGCTGCTTTTGCACCATTTGGAAGAATATC AGATGCCCGAGTGGTAAAAGACATGGCAACAGGAAAGTCTAAGGGATATGGCTTTGTctcctttttcaacaaatgg GATGCTGAAAACGCCATTCAACAGATGGGTGGCCAGTGGCTTGGTGGAAGACAAATCAGAACTAACTGGGCAACCCGAAAGCCTCCCGCTCCAAAGAGTACATATGAGT CAAATACCAAACAGCTATCATATGATGAGGTTGTAAATCAGTCTAGTCCAAGCAACTGTACTGTATACTGTGGAGGTGTTACTTCTGGGCTAACAG AACAACTAATGCGTCAGACTTTTTCACCATTTGGACAAATAATGGAAATTCGAGTCTTTCCAGATAAAGGATATTCGTTTGTTCG GTTCAATTCCCATGAAAGTGCAGCACATGCAATTGTTTCTGTTAATGGTACTACCATTGAAGGTCATGTTGTGAAATGCTATTGGGGCAAAGAAACTCTTGATATGATAAATCCCGTGCAACAG AATCAAATTGGATATCCACAACCTTATGGCCAGTGGGGCCAGTGGTATGGAAATGCACAACAAATTGGCCAGTATATGCCTAATGGTTGGCAAGTTCCTGCATATGGAATGTATGGCCAGGCATGGAACCAGCAAGGATTTAA TCAGACACAGTCTTCTGCACCATGGATGGGACCAAATTATGGAGTGCAACCGCCTCAAGGGCAAAATGGCAGCATGTTGCCCAGTCAGCCTTCTGGGTATCGAGTGGCAGGGTATGAAACCCAGTGA
- the TIA1 gene encoding nucleolysin TIA-1 isoform X7: MEDEMPKTLYVGNLSRDVTEALILQLFSQIGPCKNCKMIMDTAGNDPYCFVEFHEHRHAAAALAAMNGRKIMGKEVKVNWATTPSSQKKDTSSSTVVSTQRSQDHFHVFVGDLSPEITTEDIKAAFAPFGRISVSLKNGQNCPG, from the exons ATGGAGGACGAGATGCCCAAGACTCT aTACGTCGGTAACCTTTCCAGAGATGTGACAGAAGCTTTAATTCTGCAACTCTTTAGCCAGATTGGACCTTGTAAAAACTGCAAAATGATTATGGAT ACAGCTGGAAATGATCCCTATTGTTTTGTGGAGTTTCATGAGCATCGTCATGCAGCCGCAGCATTAGCTGCTATGAATGGACGGAAGATAATGGGTAAG GAAGTCAAAGTGAATTGGGCAACAACCCCCAGCAGTCAAAAGAAAGATACAAGCA GTAGTACCGTTGTCAGCACACAGCGTTCACAAG ATCATTTCCATGTCTTTGTTGGTGATCTCAGTCCAGAAATTACAACTGAAGATATAAAAGCTGCTTTTGCACCATTTGGAAGAATATC agtGTCTCTGAAGAATGGACAGAATTGCCCTGGCTAA
- the TIA1 gene encoding nucleolysin TIA-1 isoform X1, translated as MEDEMPKTLYVGNLSRDVTEALILQLFSQIGPCKNCKMIMDTAGNDPYCFVEFHEHRHAAAALAAMNGRKIMGKEVKVNWATTPSSQKKDTSSSTVVSTQRSQDHFHVFVGDLSPEITTEDIKAAFAPFGRISDARVVKDMATGKSKGYGFVSFFNKWDAENAIQQMGGQWLGGRQIRTNWATRKPPAPKSTYESNTKQLSYDEVVNQSSPSNCTVYCGGVTSGLTEQLMRQTFSPFGQIMEIRVFPDKGYSFVRFNSHESAAHAIVSVNGTTIEGHVVKCYWGKETLDMINPVQQQNQIGYPQPYGQWGQWYGNAQQIGQYMPNGWQVPAYGMYGQAWNQQGFNQTQSSAPWMGPNYGVQPPQGQNGSMLPSQPSGYRVAGYETQ; from the exons ATGGAGGACGAGATGCCCAAGACTCT aTACGTCGGTAACCTTTCCAGAGATGTGACAGAAGCTTTAATTCTGCAACTCTTTAGCCAGATTGGACCTTGTAAAAACTGCAAAATGATTATGGAT ACAGCTGGAAATGATCCCTATTGTTTTGTGGAGTTTCATGAGCATCGTCATGCAGCCGCAGCATTAGCTGCTATGAATGGACGGAAGATAATGGGTAAG GAAGTCAAAGTGAATTGGGCAACAACCCCCAGCAGTCAAAAGAAAGATACAAGCA GTAGTACCGTTGTCAGCACACAGCGTTCACAAG ATCATTTCCATGTCTTTGTTGGTGATCTCAGTCCAGAAATTACAACTGAAGATATAAAAGCTGCTTTTGCACCATTTGGAAGAATATC AGATGCCCGAGTGGTAAAAGACATGGCAACAGGAAAGTCTAAGGGATATGGCTTTGTctcctttttcaacaaatgg GATGCTGAAAACGCCATTCAACAGATGGGTGGCCAGTGGCTTGGTGGAAGACAAATCAGAACTAACTGGGCAACCCGAAAGCCTCCCGCTCCAAAGAGTACATATGAGT CAAATACCAAACAGCTATCATATGATGAGGTTGTAAATCAGTCTAGTCCAAGCAACTGTACTGTATACTGTGGAGGTGTTACTTCTGGGCTAACAG AACAACTAATGCGTCAGACTTTTTCACCATTTGGACAAATAATGGAAATTCGAGTCTTTCCAGATAAAGGATATTCGTTTGTTCG GTTCAATTCCCATGAAAGTGCAGCACATGCAATTGTTTCTGTTAATGGTACTACCATTGAAGGTCATGTTGTGAAATGCTATTGGGGCAAAGAAACTCTTGATATGATAAATCCCGTGCAACAG caGAATCAAATTGGATATCCACAACCTTATGGCCAGTGGGGCCAGTGGTATGGAAATGCACAACAAATTGGCCAGTATATGCCTAATGGTTGGCAAGTTCCTGCATATGGAATGTATGGCCAGGCATGGAACCAGCAAGGATTTAA TCAGACACAGTCTTCTGCACCATGGATGGGACCAAATTATGGAGTGCAACCGCCTCAAGGGCAAAATGGCAGCATGTTGCCCAGTCAGCCTTCTGGGTATCGAGTGGCAGGGTATGAAACCCAGTGA
- the TIA1 gene encoding nucleolysin TIA-1 isoform X5 — translation MQDHFHVFVGDLSPEITTEDIKAAFAPFGRISDARVVKDMATGKSKGYGFVSFFNKWDAENAIQQMGGQWLGGRQIRTNWATRKPPAPKSTYESNTKQLSYDEVVNQSSPSNCTVYCGGVTSGLTEQLMRQTFSPFGQIMEIRVFPDKGYSFVRFNSHESAAHAIVSVNGTTIEGHVVKCYWGKETLDMINPVQQQNQIGYPQPYGQWGQWYGNAQQIGQYMPNGWQVPAYGMYGQAWNQQGFNQTQSSAPWMGPNYGVQPPQGQNGSMLPSQPSGYRVAGYETQ, via the exons ATGCAAG ATCATTTCCATGTCTTTGTTGGTGATCTCAGTCCAGAAATTACAACTGAAGATATAAAAGCTGCTTTTGCACCATTTGGAAGAATATC AGATGCCCGAGTGGTAAAAGACATGGCAACAGGAAAGTCTAAGGGATATGGCTTTGTctcctttttcaacaaatgg GATGCTGAAAACGCCATTCAACAGATGGGTGGCCAGTGGCTTGGTGGAAGACAAATCAGAACTAACTGGGCAACCCGAAAGCCTCCCGCTCCAAAGAGTACATATGAGT CAAATACCAAACAGCTATCATATGATGAGGTTGTAAATCAGTCTAGTCCAAGCAACTGTACTGTATACTGTGGAGGTGTTACTTCTGGGCTAACAG AACAACTAATGCGTCAGACTTTTTCACCATTTGGACAAATAATGGAAATTCGAGTCTTTCCAGATAAAGGATATTCGTTTGTTCG GTTCAATTCCCATGAAAGTGCAGCACATGCAATTGTTTCTGTTAATGGTACTACCATTGAAGGTCATGTTGTGAAATGCTATTGGGGCAAAGAAACTCTTGATATGATAAATCCCGTGCAACAG caGAATCAAATTGGATATCCACAACCTTATGGCCAGTGGGGCCAGTGGTATGGAAATGCACAACAAATTGGCCAGTATATGCCTAATGGTTGGCAAGTTCCTGCATATGGAATGTATGGCCAGGCATGGAACCAGCAAGGATTTAA TCAGACACAGTCTTCTGCACCATGGATGGGACCAAATTATGGAGTGCAACCGCCTCAAGGGCAAAATGGCAGCATGTTGCCCAGTCAGCCTTCTGGGTATCGAGTGGCAGGGTATGAAACCCAGTGA
- the TIA1 gene encoding nucleolysin TIA-1 isoform X3, giving the protein MEDEMPKTLYVGNLSRDVTEALILQLFSQIGPCKNCKMIMDTAGNDPYCFVEFHEHRHAAAALAAMNGRKIMGKEVKVNWATTPSSQKKDTSNHFHVFVGDLSPEITTEDIKAAFAPFGRISDARVVKDMATGKSKGYGFVSFFNKWDAENAIQQMGGQWLGGRQIRTNWATRKPPAPKSTYESNTKQLSYDEVVNQSSPSNCTVYCGGVTSGLTEQLMRQTFSPFGQIMEIRVFPDKGYSFVRFNSHESAAHAIVSVNGTTIEGHVVKCYWGKETLDMINPVQQQNQIGYPQPYGQWGQWYGNAQQIGQYMPNGWQVPAYGMYGQAWNQQGFNQTQSSAPWMGPNYGVQPPQGQNGSMLPSQPSGYRVAGYETQ; this is encoded by the exons ATGGAGGACGAGATGCCCAAGACTCT aTACGTCGGTAACCTTTCCAGAGATGTGACAGAAGCTTTAATTCTGCAACTCTTTAGCCAGATTGGACCTTGTAAAAACTGCAAAATGATTATGGAT ACAGCTGGAAATGATCCCTATTGTTTTGTGGAGTTTCATGAGCATCGTCATGCAGCCGCAGCATTAGCTGCTATGAATGGACGGAAGATAATGGGTAAG GAAGTCAAAGTGAATTGGGCAACAACCCCCAGCAGTCAAAAGAAAGATACAAGCA ATCATTTCCATGTCTTTGTTGGTGATCTCAGTCCAGAAATTACAACTGAAGATATAAAAGCTGCTTTTGCACCATTTGGAAGAATATC AGATGCCCGAGTGGTAAAAGACATGGCAACAGGAAAGTCTAAGGGATATGGCTTTGTctcctttttcaacaaatgg GATGCTGAAAACGCCATTCAACAGATGGGTGGCCAGTGGCTTGGTGGAAGACAAATCAGAACTAACTGGGCAACCCGAAAGCCTCCCGCTCCAAAGAGTACATATGAGT CAAATACCAAACAGCTATCATATGATGAGGTTGTAAATCAGTCTAGTCCAAGCAACTGTACTGTATACTGTGGAGGTGTTACTTCTGGGCTAACAG AACAACTAATGCGTCAGACTTTTTCACCATTTGGACAAATAATGGAAATTCGAGTCTTTCCAGATAAAGGATATTCGTTTGTTCG GTTCAATTCCCATGAAAGTGCAGCACATGCAATTGTTTCTGTTAATGGTACTACCATTGAAGGTCATGTTGTGAAATGCTATTGGGGCAAAGAAACTCTTGATATGATAAATCCCGTGCAACAG caGAATCAAATTGGATATCCACAACCTTATGGCCAGTGGGGCCAGTGGTATGGAAATGCACAACAAATTGGCCAGTATATGCCTAATGGTTGGCAAGTTCCTGCATATGGAATGTATGGCCAGGCATGGAACCAGCAAGGATTTAA TCAGACACAGTCTTCTGCACCATGGATGGGACCAAATTATGGAGTGCAACCGCCTCAAGGGCAAAATGGCAGCATGTTGCCCAGTCAGCCTTCTGGGTATCGAGTGGCAGGGTATGAAACCCAGTGA